aagcaTGGTGTCAGAAACATGTTCCCATACTGTAATATCTATGCTATATTCTACTCTGTTCAGGCATTTCAACAATTCCCTATAGTATGTAGCTGCACTGCTTTCAAATCCATAGGGCTGCTGGAAAATAACTACCTCATTAATTAATAATTCAACTGAAATAGTACTTTCATTTTGGAATTACATGTAACAATGTGATCATTAAAAGGAAGTGAAGGATGAATTCTGAGCTGTGACATAAAAGATGTATTTGTCATAAGGAAACATGCTGTTTATTTAAGTTTTGTGAGCAGTAAGGCCCAATTTATTCTTCTCCTGGGAGAGAGTTTGCCTAATGAAAGTGAAGGGTGCTGGATGATGTCATGCAGATTTTATCATGCCTATTTTAGTCTGGGTGTTGCCTGGTAAGCAGCAGGATTTCTTCTATCTGTCTTGTGGCACAAGTTATAATCCCTTGCCCAGGCATGTCTATGCAGAATGCAGAAATATCAGTACCACTCTCCCTAGGCAGGCTTATTTAGCTTGAGTGCTGCATCCTTTTTATATTCTTCCAAGCCTCAAACAAAATTATGACCATGCTACTTGAACTCAGCATTGTCAGAATGCTACAGCTGCACCTTGatataatttctgtattttcttataGTAAACTGAGCACTAATACGAGTATTAATGCTTCCCAGAAACTGTGGGAATGAAAACCTGATTCCTTCACACAGACCTCAACATAAGGCAGCCTCTCcctctcctgtggctgttctAAGACTTTTTAAGATGTGCAAATGTGTCCACTGCCATGTCAGTCCAGACACAGAGCAGTGATTTTGTTTCTGACCTCTATAAGGCTCCTATGGCTTCTTTTCCCCATCCTGCTGCAGTGATTCAGATCCTCCTGAGCTCATGCACCTCAAGGCAGAAAATCATAGGGCTAGTGGCTGCTTCTTTGTACTGGATAATTTCAAGTGGTATGGATTCCCTCATGCAGCTCATTTTACTCAGGTGCACACAGAGTAGATAATTTTAAATAGAGTACATCTTCAGCTGTCTCAagtttcccttctcctcctgagATAGGTCTTTTTTGGTCTTCTGTATCTTGCACAATATCCCTCCTCAGAATTTAGTGCCCATGAAGAAGCCAGAAGAATGCATGAATGTTTCTCTCCCTCCAGCCAGATCCTATGGCCTCCATGCACCACACAATTGCTGCGTGTTTATCACAAAACTTTTAAGGGGAAATAcactttttcagttttgttcttAGTAAGATGTTCTTGCCTATGAATATATCTTTGCAAGGATAGATGTGCACCATTTTGCTTGGTATTGCAGAAACAATATTTATAAATGCTAAAATGTTGAGGACCCTAAAATTCTTCTTTGAAAATCTTAATGTCTAAATATTTTCCCATTGTCTTCTCTACTTTGTTCACATCTGCatgcttcttttgttttcttaactCTCTAcctgaaattttttaaaatttctttattcAGTCTTCTGTCTCTTGAGGGCTCTGTTACCTAGGTAATATTTTCAGTCACACCACTGTAATGAATGTTGTATTTGAGCTTGTGTATTTTAACTTGTGTAAGCCATTCctagaatattttaattaatttatttaacaaTGGGCCATCTACCAATTTGCAGATCTGTTAAAAAGCCTCATCACCATCACTAccactccagaaaaaaaaaaaaagaaaaaaaaaaggaaaacaacccaaaaaacagAGAACACTTAAGAATTAGAAAAGATGCAGACTAAAGACAGCAATCCACCAGATGGTGGCTACGGATGGGTTGTGGTACTGTCAGCCTTCATGGTGATGGGCCTCACTGTTGCTGTCCTCAAGACTTTTGGTCTGTTCTTTGTTGAAATCCAGCAGCACTTTGATGAACTTGCAAGCACCACTTCCTGGATCACATCACTAACTATTGCCGTCTTTCATCTAGGAGGTAGGTACTCCTCtaccattttattttaatattaactaCCCAAGAAAGTTTGGAaatcttccttaaaaaaaaatttaaaaatgtaaggtcTAGACTTCCTTCTTCTGTCtctacagaaatacagaaaaatttcagaaaattggCATTTACTGCTTCATAGATGAAATGGATTAATAAGAAAATCTGTAGAAACAGGAATCTGATTACTTGAAAAAACATCATGTACCTAAAGTCATGATTCAGTTTTGCTACAGATTTTGAGTTAAACTCATTAGAGATAATTCTGATAGCCACAGAGCCTGTTGAATCAAGCTCTTAGAACAGTTTGTGCAAGTTTACTGATCTCAGAGTGACTGTCacttttcaaagtatttcaaaatacaaGGATTGTGACCCCATCTATCAGGTAAGCCATCTGCTACCAAAATGATTCTCAGTCCTGCTTTTTCCCACTTCTTTTATCTTTACCAAGATCCCCTTTCCTTGCATGTATTACCAATTCTATGTCTTCTTCACCCCCCTTACTATGATTCTAAGTTATTGATCTACCAGAAGACTCACTgagttaaaaaggaaaaacaaaaatctattCACACAGAGGGAACTCAAAAAAGACATGACCATGCAAGCAGAGAGTAGGGGAAGATAGAGTGAACTATCCCAGTCAAAGGCAGTGAGGTCAAATACTACATCTCACCAAATGAAGGAGGGAAAAATTTGAAACTGATACTGCATTTGACTCAGCTTGGTTGTTTAGAGAGTCCTTAGTGCCCTGTAAACTGCATGATTCTTCACATGATGTGAGGATTCCAAACATGCAGGCTTGAACTGCACAAAATTTGTGAAGTCTGCTCTGCATATTCTCATAGAGATATATGGTTGACATAGGTAAATATCCTTACATAATAAATGCTATcataattttgtttctgaagaCACTTCTTTGCATAGACACTGTATAATTACATGCATCCTACTCAGTCCACACCCATCAGCATTATTGCATGGAACTGCAGGTACTTCCAAACATCAAGAACAATTGatctttctttgaaaaatgtattcagaaggaaaaaaaagagtaaccCAAAGTCAaagtaaaaagataaaataagtCATGAGCTGAAAAGATTTTATCAGTTCCATAAATTGCAATCCTTGATGCCTGCTTTGCAGTGACAGATAtaattaactgaaaaaaaaaaaaaaaaaaaaagaaaaaagaaaaacctgctTCACAGaccacagaaataaataaatggtaATATCAATTTGGTTAACAAAATAGATGTATCACTGACATACTGTGATCCTGTTGTCTCATTCAGGCATTTGAACTTCATGAGAAGAAAAAGCCAGCATAGAAGGGAAAAACTTAACAGTCCTGTTTTagtaggttttgttttgttatagCATATATTTACATTGTATAGGAATGTACAAAGGAATAGAGCACACGACACAATAATATTAAGTGTaaaccagaaaaaatatatttgcctAGCCAGGTGTGAGGCCAGCCTACGCCAAAGAAAGAAAGTGTAATTTTCAGCAAAGATTGTTCCTCATCCTTTGAAATCCATTGAAAATAATCCATTTCCAGTGAATAAAGCTCGGTGGTCAAATATTCCAAACGCCCTCTGTATAGCAGTTTATAAATGTCTCAGGTCAATACATAACTTTCCTCAtcttcttctgcctttgctTCATTTATAGGGACCACAAGACTTCATGATGAAGATCACCTGAGCCTCCAGTTCTTTGAGCATGTTTCCCGGCCTGGCTTAGTCTTTCTTAATGTCTGTCTCTGGGAAAACTTAAGTGTCACTTGGCTCAGTATGAAGGAGGATCactgaattattatttttttcctatttggaTCCTTTCAACAGCAGGTCTGTTTCCTGTGTCGAAGGAGAGCATGTACTTCCACTCCCAAGGTCTGCACTTGCAACAGGCTGTTCAGTTTACCACAGCAAGGATTCTCCCCATCACCTTCACCAGCCTTCTCTCGGTACTGATGTACACCTCCCAACACCTTTCTCTTTTTGCTCTTGTTGTCATCCCTTTCCATCGCTTGTGCATTTTCTGTGTGTTACCCTTATCCTTTCAGACTCTGGAGTCTTTTACCTGTTTCCAGTTCTGTGGCtagcttctttcttttctcttgctaCTTCATGTGTAATTTCTGCCTGTTTATTCTTCTTATTTGCTATTTAAGAATTGAGATTGGTAAGACTTCTGCTTCAGCTGCAGatctttttcttgtcttcaaGAGCTTTAATGGATGTTATCCTGTGTCTACTTTTCTCTTCTTGTTTTCATCATATTTTATGATTCACCAACTGTATGTACATTATCATGTCTCATCAACTACATCTTAAGATGACTGAATTTCAGTATCATTTTTACATACTTATAAAATTATCAGATTTTTACTGTAAAAGCTGATGAGACATTTGAATGTTGTATAACTCCTGCCAGTTTTTCTGCTGTCAGACAATGTCCATGCTGCAGATTTTGCAACAACTAGTACTCTGTCAGGTTTATTTCACTTATCCTAGCTACCAAATAATCTTAATTCTGATATTAGCACAAGTTAATGTACAACAACCTACCCCTACAAACTACTATGAAACCTTCCTTGCTGGCTATTCTCTCTTAATAATTGTCTTCCTACTTATTTCAGTTTAGAGGCGTGGTCCACGTTAACTGAATTCCGTTTCATGCATGAACTCCAGTTCCCAGGATATTTAACAGCGTGCAGGGAGCTGGTTCATCCAGGTGGTAATTGGGAACCCCCTAGTGGCCATGGTCACTTAAATAAATCCTACGGCCTTGACCTCGACTCTTGCCATGCTGATGGAAAAACCAGCCAGGCAGTAAAACTAGCCTTAAGTAAGCAAAAATATCCCTAACATTTCAGGTGTTTCCAGACAGTGACTAGAGACCAAAGCAGCTGCTTGCCATCAGATCTGTACCACCTGCACCTTGGCCCTTGTGTTGAAGAGCCCCTGCAGTCTTTTGTGAGAAACTGTACCACTAAATAAAGATTTAAGAAATGAATGGCCAATTTGCTATAGAAAGTATTACTACAAAATAAACCCtaattttttaatactttataaaattttaaaattctattaaGGGTTGATTTTTGCAAAATTctagaaaacaaaagatatttttcttcagaaagttTTCATGCCAGTCATACCGATAACACATTCTCAATAGTATGATTTTTATAGATGAACCTATAGATTCTGTGGCTGAAGTTTTACTTTCTACTAAAACAATCCATGAGGTTCTTCCATGTTGGTAGTTGTATCCTTACATAAAAATCAGTAGAAGGAAGGCACTAAAATGCTCTTTCCTTTTAAGAAGAGTCCACATATGTTGAATATACTTTCAAATCTGTGCCTCAAGAATAGTAATTTCTCTATCAGCAAGGAtacaattttgaaattttgaTTGACCTCCTACCCTATCCAGCAGAATTAAGGCTGTTTGTGTAAAGCATTATAAGGGTCGTCCTcgtcaaaatattttatttatttggccATGTTGATCAGATTAATGTCcctaatgtatttttctttctctgattcTTCTGCTGATCTAGCCCCTGTTGCAAGTTCACTGTGTGTACAATATACACATCGGACAGTTGTGATCACTGGAGGACTTCTGGCTTTTTCAGGAATGgcattgggattttttggacTCAACATGGTCTGGATGTATGCAACAACTGGCTTCCTACAGGGTATGAATTTATGCCTTTATGGTTTTCTTCCACCAGCAACTTATTTGAGGGTGCTAGTGGTAGGAGTTCTAAAATCTGGTATCTATTTTGACTTTATGAGCAGCCAGAACAAGCAATGCTCTTTAAAAGTGATTTCCCTCCCGTCCCACTCTGGAAATAAGCATTTGTACAGGAAATCTGCAACAACAAAGAAGACAAATATTTAGAGGCCAGTGATTTACACTTGCAAATTATATGCAAGCAGAAAATTAAGCTTTATTTTGCATTCAGAGATAAAAGCTTTGTGAAGGTTTAAAAAAACTTCATAAAGGGTACTGAAGTAAAAAAACAAGGAGATCCCAAATTCTGTACTTTCTATCAGCTTATCTTATGTTTTGAACAGAGTCAcaggcttttattttattccaatCCTTTCCTTTACTCCAGGCAAAACCAGGCCAAAAAATTTGCTCTAACAGCTAGCAGATTTTCCTGGAACAGGAAGCAAAGCTAGCAGGGAATAAAATAAACCATTCCGAGTTCTGCACTGCATGCCTGAGAAAATGTCTGGAATTTGAACCCTTTGGCAGTCCTGGGCTGCCAAAAAGTCTGGGGAGCCACCAAAATAACTCTAAGTTAGAGCAGGTTTTAAGTTTGCTCAAAGCAGTTGAGCAAGAAAATTAAGAGCAAATAGAGGCAATACACCAGCTTACTTCATGTCCCACCTGAACACAGCTCAGGCTTAACCTGCTGGTCTGACCTAGTTCCAATCTTAACACAGACAGCATGGACACTGAGATCTGCCTAGCTTCAACCTCATGACCATGTGATTTCTCATGCACTGGCAAAGCTGTGaaaccaactttttttttttttttttttttaagtgagaaTTTAATAATGTATATACttcatgttttgctttttcactTGAATATATACAATGTACAGAATATGTCACAAATATACCCTTACACCTATTCTAGCTAAGCTCGTGCTTCTTCTAGgcaaaaatgttttccttttaatgcTTTTTAACTTTGCAAATGTAAAAACACTGACTGCTTTAATTTCCACCTTCACAAAATACCTCAGTAGTATATAACCAGTGCTATTTCTATTGGTGTTTTTCAGGTCTTGGCATTTCTTTTTCGTGGACACCAGCCATTAGCATTGTTAGCCACTATTTCTCCAAGAAAAGAGCTTTGGCCAATGCTATTGCCAGTGCTGGAGAATGTGCCTTTGCATTCATGTTTGGGCCATTTTTCCAGTGGTTGATTAGTCAATATGGATGGAAAGGTGCCCTCTTGATCATAGGTGGCATCCAACTCAATATTTGTGTCTGTGGAGTACTGATGCGacccctggcaggcagctgctttCCTGAGGCCAGCCATTGTGAAACTGAATCACCACCTGGCAGTAGTGCATACAGAAGAGACAAAGAAGATAAGCCTCTCATCATGCACAAAACCTTCAACTGGATGCTTGTGAGGCAACCAGAATTTGTACTTTATGCCATTTTTGGTATATTAGCTGCTATGAGTTTTTTTGTTCCTCCATTATTTTTAGTTCCACTTAGTTACAGCCTGGGAATAGATGAATCATGGACTGCATCCCTCCTATCCATTTTGGCAATGGTGGACTTTGGAGGCAGATTGCTGTGTGGCTGGTATGCCAACCTCCATGTTACCAAAACCATTCATTTGCTGGCAATGGCGATTACATTGATCAGTACTTCCCTGATGCTCTTGCCACTGGCTAACAATTACCTTTCCTTGGCAATATTCACTGGCTTCTATGGATTCTTCTTTGGTACAACAGTCGCCATTCACATTACAGTGCTAGCAGATGTTGTAGGCATGCCAGAATTTGACAGTGCCCTAGGACTTTTCATGCTTATTCGAAGCACTGGAGGCTTTGTGGGGCCTCCTCTTGCGGGTAAGTTAAGACAACTCACTGCCAAATACagtttaaaagaagaaaagggaatGGCAATCCAAATTGAAAAGATCTGGATCTCCACtcaaatttcccctttttagCCCGGGGGTATCTGAGCCAAGAAGTACACAAAAACAAATAGCCAGTTTAAATCCTCTCCAAAATACCTTGCTCCTTCTCTTCTGCGTGATTTTAGAGAAAGCTTTACAACAAGAAAGGAGGGATGAAAGGCAGTGTTCACATGGTGGTCCTGCTTCCTGAATCCCACATAATGCCACTTGATGGCCTCCAACTATCTAGCTAAGAAAGTGTGCCTTTGGGGCAAGCAGCAGACACACACTTAGAGAGAAGAAACTGAAATTTGAGACTAGTGATGTTGCACAAATGTTGGTAGTGTTGGGAGGGTTTCTACAGAAGTTCAAATTGAACAGCCTGAAACATTAGGCTATGCAAACCTCAAGGAAATATTCAGAGAAATGCCTGCTGGTTCTAGACAGCATTTGAGCCAAGTATTATAATAAACAGGGAAGGCAGCACATAAGAACAGTGGGAAGAGAGAGCAGACAATAAGACAGCACATGGATTTATGGGCTGGTAACAAAATATAGTCATCTTGGAAAAATGCAAGACAAATGAACTGCAAGCTGTAGAGACTTTAAAAAGTGATACAGCAAAAAAATTGACCAGCATGACTTGTACAAAGTAGATCTAAATCCTCATCCAAAGACTGTTGTTCACACACTACAAGTGACTTTTGTGGTAATGACATTGCTAATGGATTGCAAATGAGTCAGACTGAATAATGGAACATTTTAATTCACTTCTGAAAATACCAGGAAACTTTGTAGAAGACTTGAAGCAGAACAGTatcaaaaatgttttggaaagatctgaataaaatacagtttttagtTGCTGGTCACTAGTACTGATTATCTGGGAATCACTGTGGTCCCTTTTTGTGTATTTAGTAAACTACAAAGAAGATATGGAAGAGCAGGGAACCCTAAGTGCCTCTCaagctctcctctcctcctttgAGTGTAAAATCTGAAAGATCTGAGTTCATGGTTCCTGTGCCTGTATAGGGCTGATCTTAGTTTAGAATGTGGGCTAGGAAGTACCCTAAACATAGACAAACTTCCCACAAGCAAGCAATCTTCATCAGCCCACAGAAGAATGTGCCATCATACCcacagggcagctgctgcaggctaTTACTGTACTACTGTACTGTAG
Above is a window of Lonchura striata isolate bLonStr1 chromosome Z, bLonStr1.mat, whole genome shotgun sequence DNA encoding:
- the LOC110471222 gene encoding monocarboxylate transporter 13 — encoded protein: MQTKDSNPPDGGYGWVVVLSAFMVMGLTVAVLKTFGLFFVEIQQHFDELASTTSWITSLTIAVFHLGAPVASSLCVQYTHRTVVITGGLLAFSGMALGFFGLNMVWMYATTGFLQGLGISFSWTPAISIVSHYFSKKRALANAIASAGECAFAFMFGPFFQWLISQYGWKGALLIIGGIQLNICVCGVLMRPLAGSCFPEASHCETESPPGSSAYRRDKEDKPLIMHKTFNWMLVRQPEFVLYAIFGILAAMSFFVPPLFLVPLSYSLGIDESWTASLLSILAMVDFGGRLLCGWYANLHVTKTIHLLAMAITLISTSLMLLPLANNYLSLAIFTGFYGFFFGTTVAIHITVLADVVGMPEFDSALGLFMLIRSTGGFVGPPLAGLIVDMAGDYRAGFYMAGAILVLSAGFLIILDRLQQRKIRGSKIRPKPEKSTLPYPSLHILKHQTRKYGEHSVVV